A window of Methanomicrobiales archaeon contains these coding sequences:
- a CDS encoding RIO1 family regulatory kinase/ATPase, whose product MPISAEDVRALHAYDLRILRALERLMKQYQWVPVDDIKRVTRFSESELQYRLGRLIDRGMVRSGDVGYGGYALVFGGYDALALHALASRDTIRALGSKIGEGKESVVYEAMGLGVVVLKFHRVGQRSFLSPRVTRGYMPESGHCPWIFASARSAEREYEALRRLHPRIRVPAPIDRNRHVVAMSLIRGANLNRSVVEDPERALSTILGMVREAYRCGVIHADLSEFNVMVDGEDYWLIDWPQWEEVSHPNAMALLEKDVGTILGYFGRKYGIAWSLQDAMAQVIG is encoded by the coding sequence ATGCCAATTTCTGCCGAGGACGTTCGCGCTCTCCACGCCTACGACCTCCGTATCCTGCGCGCGCTCGAGCGGCTGATGAAGCAGTACCAGTGGGTGCCCGTCGACGACATAAAGAGGGTGACGCGGTTCTCCGAGTCCGAGCTCCAGTATCGCCTCGGGAGGCTGATCGATCGGGGGATGGTGCGGAGCGGGGACGTGGGCTACGGCGGATACGCCCTGGTCTTCGGCGGGTACGATGCGCTCGCCCTGCACGCCCTGGCGAGCCGCGACACGATCCGTGCTCTCGGCTCCAAGATCGGGGAGGGGAAGGAGTCCGTCGTCTACGAGGCGATGGGTCTCGGGGTGGTGGTGCTGAAGTTCCACCGCGTCGGGCAGCGATCGTTTCTCTCCCCACGGGTGACCCGGGGCTACATGCCGGAGTCGGGCCACTGCCCCTGGATCTTCGCCTCCGCCCGATCCGCGGAACGGGAGTACGAAGCCCTGAGGCGGCTTCACCCCCGCATCCGCGTGCCGGCGCCCATCGACCGCAACCGCCACGTGGTGGCGATGTCGCTGATCCGGGGGGCGAACCTCAACCGCTCCGTCGTCGAGGATCCGGAGCGGGCGCTCTCCACGATCCTCGGCATGGTGCGGGAGGCATACCGCTGCGGCGTGATCCACGCCGACCTCTCGGAGTTCAACGTCATGGTCGACGGCGAGGATTACTGGCTGATCGACTGGCCGCAGTGGGAGGAGGTGTCCCACCCCAATGCGATGGCGCTGCTGGAGAAGGACGTGGGCACCATCCTCGGATACTTCGGGAGGAAGTACGGCATCGCGTGGTCTCTTCAGGATGCAATGGCGCAGGTGATCGGGTGA
- a CDS encoding DUF1328 domain-containing protein, with protein MVLLELAILFFILAIIAAVLGARGVAGMSWSIAKWLVIIFIILAIISLVL; from the coding sequence ATGGTCTTACTCGAACTGGCGATACTGTTCTTCATTCTGGCAATCATAGCCGCGGTGCTCGGAGCACGGGGCGTTGCGGGAATGTCCTGGTCGATCGCGAAGTGGCTCGTCATCATATTCATCATCCTGGCGATTATATCGTTGGTGCTATAG
- the thiL gene encoding thiamine-phosphate kinase, with product MDDRTLLASIRDVVGIEHTEDDCAVLPCGDVCMVATADMVHETTDFPAGMTDWQRGWMAAAVTISDIASMGASPCYLLAAVGLDRSERLRPIMQGVRDCCERFGAAIVGGDIDFHAELTIVTAGLGIVEPRHLVRRRGSRVGDLICISGVPGRAEAALLGYTRHERALFEPQPRVAEGRAIARAGATSMMDISDGLALSLYDLMEVNGCGYRIDLERLPLPEGVPRDLATDLALYGGGDYHLLFTIPPERMPVAGIEQYCIGTVAAEPGVSAGGRTLEKRGYQHRWTDSA from the coding sequence GTGGATGACCGCACGCTGCTGGCGTCGATCCGGGATGTCGTCGGGATCGAGCATACCGAGGACGACTGCGCGGTCCTCCCCTGCGGGGATGTCTGCATGGTCGCCACCGCGGACATGGTGCACGAGACGACGGACTTCCCCGCCGGCATGACGGACTGGCAGCGGGGCTGGATGGCCGCGGCCGTCACCATCAGCGACATCGCCAGCATGGGGGCGAGCCCCTGCTACCTGCTCGCGGCGGTCGGCCTGGACCGCTCCGAGAGGCTACGCCCGATCATGCAGGGGGTGCGGGACTGCTGCGAGCGGTTCGGCGCCGCGATCGTCGGCGGCGACATCGACTTCCATGCGGAGCTGACGATCGTGACCGCCGGGCTGGGGATCGTGGAGCCCCGCCACCTGGTCCGGCGGCGGGGTTCGCGCGTTGGGGACCTGATCTGCATCAGCGGCGTTCCCGGCAGGGCGGAAGCGGCGCTGCTGGGATACACCCGCCACGAGCGCGCCCTCTTCGAGCCCCAGCCCCGGGTCGCCGAGGGGAGGGCGATCGCACGGGCGGGCGCCACGTCGATGATGGACATCAGCGATGGTCTCGCGCTCTCTCTCTACGATCTGATGGAGGTGAACGGCTGCGGCTACCGGATCGATCTGGAGCGGCTGCCGCTGCCGGAGGGCGTGCCTCGGGATCTGGCGACGGATCTGGCCCTCTACGGGGGCGGTGACTACCACCTGCTCTTCACGATCCCGCCGGAGCGGATGCCGGTCGCCGGCATCGAGCAGTACTGCATCGGTACGGTGGCAGCGGAGCCGGGCGTGAGCGCCGGTGGGCGCACGCTCGAGAAGAGGGGGTACCAGCACCGCTGGACCGACTCTGCGTGA
- a CDS encoding DUF460 domain-containing protein: MKVFGIDVIRGSVRSHSRRPQYALVRMEDGEIVGEEAVTLFRLQRMLSAEKPDILAVDSIQEIAGDQNALVAFMETLPPPTRLVQVTGGERLESLGKVAARYNIRFNRFDPYAEARAAAQIASRGGGCEVIAFENVSEIAVSRHRSIGKGGWSQNRYVRKIHGAVQQKAREVETQLVAAALKYEKKEAKAFGGSSRVTFQVYAPREAIPVHTCRGTDVQVRIRGKRLNRILYRAMNGKPRYLIVGMDPGTTTAIAALDLDGNLVHLHSSRQTGMSEIVERLYRIGKPLVVASDVHPMPFSVEKIRRAFNAVGYTPRQDRSVEDKLEFTAGYAYGNIHERDALAAAVDAYRQYKNKFQNVVKRVPPGYDLDEVRAGVIRGQSIDQVLGDMGESAARPEEKAPPVVAEQKTDERLILLDGMVKRLRGFVQELQEELQQKDAEIARLRKQIRRERSAAARKRRRDEELERQDAIVQGLKTRLRQEEKHNRSLRKRLARMKEVAEIRRDSDSVAVKVLPSLTRDGIRQLAAELGIQDGDVLFVSRTDGWGRSAVKELSDAGIQALIVGDASLQQTDPQLCAVFQEFQVPLLNDRSLETQIRGKVGIVDRTRLSGALHEWEEHQKRREREKKTAMLDYIFKEYRSEREKEARRSG, translated from the coding sequence GTGAAGGTATTCGGCATCGACGTGATTCGGGGTTCGGTGCGGTCCCACTCCCGCCGCCCCCAGTACGCCCTCGTGCGCATGGAGGACGGGGAGATCGTGGGCGAAGAGGCGGTCACGCTCTTCCGCCTCCAGCGCATGCTCTCCGCGGAGAAGCCGGACATTCTCGCGGTGGACAGCATTCAGGAGATCGCCGGGGACCAGAATGCGCTGGTGGCGTTCATGGAGACCCTCCCTCCGCCCACGCGGCTGGTGCAGGTGACCGGCGGAGAGCGGCTGGAGTCGCTGGGCAAAGTCGCCGCCCGCTACAACATCCGCTTCAACCGCTTCGATCCGTATGCGGAGGCCCGGGCCGCCGCGCAGATCGCCTCCCGGGGAGGGGGCTGCGAAGTCATCGCCTTCGAGAACGTGAGCGAGATCGCGGTGAGCCGCCACCGCTCCATCGGAAAGGGCGGCTGGAGCCAGAACCGCTACGTCCGAAAGATCCACGGGGCGGTGCAGCAGAAGGCACGGGAGGTCGAGACGCAGCTGGTCGCTGCCGCCCTCAAGTACGAGAAGAAGGAGGCGAAGGCCTTCGGGGGCTCCAGCCGCGTGACGTTCCAGGTATACGCCCCCCGCGAGGCGATTCCGGTCCATACCTGCCGCGGCACGGACGTGCAGGTCCGCATCCGCGGAAAACGCCTCAACCGCATCCTGTACCGGGCGATGAACGGGAAGCCCCGCTACCTGATCGTGGGGATGGATCCCGGCACCACCACGGCGATCGCGGCTCTCGATCTCGACGGCAACCTGGTTCACCTGCACAGCTCGCGGCAGACGGGGATGTCGGAGATCGTCGAGCGGCTCTACCGCATCGGGAAACCCCTCGTGGTGGCATCGGACGTGCATCCGATGCCGTTCTCCGTGGAGAAGATCCGCCGCGCCTTCAACGCCGTGGGCTACACGCCGCGGCAGGACAGGAGCGTCGAAGACAAGCTCGAGTTCACGGCGGGATACGCCTACGGCAACATCCACGAGCGGGACGCCCTCGCCGCCGCCGTCGACGCCTACCGCCAGTACAAGAACAAGTTCCAGAACGTGGTGAAGAGGGTGCCTCCGGGCTACGATCTGGACGAGGTGCGGGCCGGCGTGATCCGGGGCCAGTCCATCGATCAGGTGCTCGGGGATATGGGCGAATCTGCAGCTCGGCCGGAGGAGAAGGCGCCGCCCGTCGTCGCCGAGCAGAAGACGGACGAGCGGCTGATCCTCCTCGACGGTATGGTGAAGCGCCTGCGGGGGTTCGTGCAGGAGCTGCAGGAGGAGCTGCAGCAGAAGGATGCGGAGATCGCACGGCTGCGGAAGCAGATCCGGCGGGAGCGATCCGCGGCCGCCCGGAAGCGGAGAAGGGACGAGGAGCTCGAACGGCAGGACGCGATCGTCCAGGGCCTGAAGACCCGGCTGCGGCAGGAGGAGAAGCACAACCGAAGCCTGCGGAAACGTCTCGCACGGATGAAGGAGGTGGCCGAGATCCGGCGGGACAGCGATTCGGTGGCGGTGAAGGTGCTCCCCTCGCTCACCCGGGACGGCATCCGCCAGCTCGCCGCGGAACTCGGCATCCAGGACGGCGATGTCCTGTTCGTGTCCAGAACGGACGGCTGGGGAAGGAGCGCGGTGAAGGAGCTGTCCGACGCCGGCATCCAGGCGCTGATCGTGGGGGACGCCTCCCTGCAGCAGACGGATCCCCAGCTGTGCGCCGTATTCCAGGAGTTCCAGGTGCCTCTGCTGAACGATCGCTCTCTTGAAACCCAGATCCGGGGAAAGGTGGGGATCGTCGACAGAACGCGGCTCTCGGGTGCGCTGCACGAGTGGGAGGAGCACCAGAAGAGGCGCGAACGCGAGAAGAAGACGGCGATGCTCGACTACATCTTCAAGGAGTACCGCAGCGAGCGGGAGAAGGAGGCGCGGCGCAGTGGATGA
- a CDS encoding TIGR00269 family protein: protein MKCDRDSRDAVVFQPYSGQHLCEMHFEADFESRAKREIRRHRWIAPGDRIAVGLSGGKDSSALLYFLNKLLSERRDVSLFAVTVDEGICSYRDPACARRIAESLSVEWTCISFREEFGTTLDEIVRTRGAERACSYCGVLRRRSLNTAAKEHGATKLAVGFNLDDEAQTVLMNVLRGDAGRLTRAEQPHPEFVPRIKPFRAIPEKEVALYALLHLEGYDMRRCPYAESGLRTEIREMLNAFTYRHPSTKHSLLRLGDELRRGEREAEAIRICERCGEPCGIVCRACRILDEVRRSA from the coding sequence ATGAAGTGCGACAGGGACTCCCGCGACGCGGTCGTCTTCCAGCCCTACTCCGGCCAGCACCTCTGCGAGATGCACTTCGAAGCCGACTTCGAGAGCAGGGCGAAACGGGAGATCCGCCGCCACCGCTGGATCGCTCCCGGGGATCGGATCGCGGTGGGCCTCTCGGGGGGGAAGGACAGCAGCGCACTCCTCTACTTCCTCAACAAACTTCTCTCGGAGCGCCGCGACGTCAGCCTGTTCGCCGTCACCGTGGACGAGGGCATCTGCTCCTACCGCGATCCCGCGTGTGCACGGCGGATCGCCGAGTCCCTGTCGGTGGAGTGGACGTGCATCTCGTTCCGGGAGGAGTTCGGCACCACGCTCGACGAGATCGTGCGGACGCGGGGAGCGGAGCGGGCCTGCTCCTACTGCGGGGTGCTCCGGCGGCGCAGCCTGAATACGGCGGCGAAGGAGCACGGCGCCACCAAACTGGCGGTCGGATTCAACCTGGACGACGAGGCGCAGACGGTGCTGATGAACGTGCTGCGGGGGGATGCCGGAAGGCTCACGCGGGCGGAGCAGCCGCATCCGGAGTTCGTCCCCCGGATCAAGCCGTTTCGGGCCATACCGGAGAAGGAGGTGGCGCTCTACGCCCTCCTCCACCTGGAAGGATACGACATGCGGCGGTGCCCCTACGCGGAGAGCGGACTCCGCACGGAGATCCGCGAGATGCTGAACGCCTTCACCTACCGCCACCCCTCGACCAAGCACTCGCTCCTGCGGCTGGGCGATGAACTCCGCCGGGGAGAACGGGAGGCGGAGGCGATCCGCATCTGCGAGCGCTGCGGGGAACCCTGCGGGATCGTCTGCAGGGCCTGCCGGATCCTGGACGAGGTGCGTCGGAGTGCCTAG